From one Streptomyces sp. N50 genomic stretch:
- a CDS encoding S-adenosylmethionine:tRNA ribosyltransferase-isomerase: MAGPDDVPEARVAGAESPDIATPSAGEPATSAPAGRGATGPAVPGTSAAEPEVLGSDNAPGARAAGAKSPDIVTPKAGGPASSAPAGRGATEPAVPRTNGAEPEMAGPDDTPGARLPRAESPGIGTPRPGGSAASVAALLREYGRPIRYSYTERDQPLSVYQTVFSLPTEDGTGSAEMPSAARPFTARLVAELVSRGVQFAPITLHTGVASAEVREPPYPERFAVSETSARLINAARAGDGRVIAVGTTAVRAVESAAGADGVVRARAGWTDLVVTPERGVRVVDGLLTGLHEPEASHLLMLEAVAGRAAVGRSYEEALRGLYLWHEFGDVHLILPEEGPHAVRCSRNCG; this comes from the coding sequence ATGGCGGGCCCGGACGATGTGCCGGAGGCGCGGGTGGCCGGAGCGGAATCGCCGGACATCGCGACACCCAGCGCTGGAGAGCCTGCGACGAGCGCGCCCGCAGGGCGAGGAGCGACTGGGCCGGCCGTGCCCGGGACGAGTGCCGCGGAGCCGGAAGTGCTGGGCTCGGACAACGCACCGGGAGCACGCGCGGCCGGGGCGAAGTCGCCGGACATCGTGACGCCCAAGGCCGGAGGGCCGGCGTCGAGCGCGCCCGCAGGGCGAGGAGCGACTGAGCCTGCCGTACCCAGGACGAACGGCGCCGAGCCAGAAATGGCAGGCCCAGACGACACCCCGGGCGCACGCCTGCCCAGGGCCGAGTCGCCCGGCATCGGGACGCCCAGGCCCGGAGGTTCGGCGGCGAGTGTGGCCGCGCTGCTCCGCGAGTACGGGCGGCCCATTCGTTACTCCTATACAGAGCGCGATCAGCCGCTCTCGGTCTACCAGACGGTGTTCTCGTTGCCCACGGAGGACGGGACGGGCAGTGCGGAGATGCCCAGTGCGGCTCGGCCCTTCACCGCGCGGCTGGTGGCGGAGCTGGTGAGTCGGGGGGTGCAGTTCGCGCCGATCACGCTGCACACCGGGGTGGCGTCGGCCGAGGTGCGGGAGCCGCCGTATCCGGAGCGGTTCGCGGTGTCGGAGACGTCGGCCCGGTTGATCAATGCCGCCCGGGCCGGGGACGGGCGGGTCATCGCGGTCGGGACCACCGCCGTGCGGGCCGTCGAGTCCGCCGCCGGGGCCGACGGGGTCGTACGCGCGCGTGCGGGGTGGACGGACCTCGTCGTGACGCCGGAGCGGGGTGTGCGGGTCGTGGACGGGCTGCTGACGGGGCTGCACGAGCCGGAGGCCTCGCATCTGCTGATGCTGGAGGCGGTCGCCGGGCGGGCCGCCGTAGGCCGCAGTTATGAGGAGGCGCTGCGGGGGCTCTACCTGTGGCACGAGTTCGGGGACGTGCATCTCATCCTCCCGGAGGAGGGTCCTCACGCGGTGCGTTGCTCACGCAACTGCGGGTGA
- a CDS encoding transglycosylase SLT domain-containing protein yields the protein MPKNSNTPGHSRLTKLNKLTKQHKIALAGVATLGAAALAFSAVPSDAGTTTSDAATSTKIAYSTEPIKGVKASVTDQLAGAGVKTEAIQAKADAKAKAAKAKADAAAKKKAAAEAAAKKKAEAARKAKKAASRSTERVKIQPVAATTYANNLNGWINHALAIMKQKGIPGSYNGLYKNIMRESSGNPSAINGWDVNAVNGTPSIGLLQVIQPTFNAYHVSGTSTNIYDPVANITAAANYAADRYGSIDNVNSAY from the coding sequence ATGCCCAAGAACTCGAACACTCCTGGTCATAGTCGCCTGACCAAGCTGAACAAGCTGACGAAGCAGCACAAGATCGCGCTCGCAGGTGTCGCCACGCTCGGCGCCGCCGCCCTCGCCTTCTCCGCGGTGCCCAGCGACGCGGGGACGACCACGAGCGACGCCGCGACCTCGACGAAGATCGCGTACAGCACGGAGCCCATCAAGGGCGTCAAGGCCAGCGTCACCGACCAGCTCGCCGGTGCCGGTGTGAAGACCGAGGCGATCCAGGCGAAGGCCGACGCCAAGGCGAAGGCGGCGAAGGCCAAGGCGGACGCCGCCGCGAAGAAGAAGGCCGCCGCCGAAGCCGCCGCCAAGAAGAAGGCGGAGGCCGCGCGCAAGGCCAAGAAGGCCGCGAGCCGCTCCACCGAGCGCGTCAAGATCCAGCCCGTCGCCGCGACGACCTACGCGAACAACCTCAACGGCTGGATCAACCACGCCCTGGCGATCATGAAGCAGAAGGGCATCCCGGGCTCGTACAACGGCCTGTACAAGAACATCATGCGGGAGTCCTCGGGCAACCCCAGCGCGATCAACGGCTGGGACGTCAACGCGGTCAACGGCACGCCGTCGATCGGCCTGCTCCAGGTCATCCAGCCGACGTTCAACGCGTACCACGTCTCCGGTACCTCGACGAACATCTACGACCCGGTCGCCAACATCACCGCCGCGGCGAACTACGCGGCCGACCGGTACGGCTCGATCGACAACGTCAACAGCGCGTACTGA